A window of Ananas comosus cultivar F153 linkage group 4, ASM154086v1, whole genome shotgun sequence contains these coding sequences:
- the LOC109709114 gene encoding glutathione transferase GST 23-like: MATGEVKLLGTWSSPFVLRIKWALGMKGAQYEFIEEDISNKSPMLLQYNPVYKKVPVLVHDGKPITESLIILEYIDEMWKENPILLKDPYEKAVARFLSNFGDSKVCITAIYLLLHLCISTGEKQQEAITSAAENLNILEEKLEGKRFFGGETIGYADISLGWISYMVSLLDDVTNVKLIDEVTYPLLSQWISNFTSSPLIKDSLPPRDRMVSKFRMLREAFLASAATA, encoded by the exons ATGGCAACAGGAGAAGTAAAGCTTCTAGGAACATGGTCGAGCCCATTTGTTCTTCGGATCAAATGGGCACTGGGAATGAAAGGAGCTCAATATGAGTTCATAGAAGAAGATATTTCAAACAAGAGTCCTATGCTTTTACAATATAATCCAGTGTATAAAAAGGTCCCCGTTCTCGTCCATGATGGAAAACCAATTACAGAATCGCTAATCATACTTGAATACATCGATGAGATGTGGAAGGAGAACCCGATCTTGCTGAAAGATCCCTATGAAAAAGCCGTGGCCCGTTTCTTGTCTAATTTTGGAGATAGTAAGGTATGCATCACTGCTATTTACCTCTTGTTACATT TATGCATATCAACAGGAGAAAAGCAGCAGGAAGCAATTACCTCAGCAGCAGAGAACTTAAACATTTTAGAGGAAAAGCTAGAAGGGAAAAGGTTCTTCGGTGGAGAGACAATTGGTTATGCAGATATATCACTTGGTTGGATATCATACATGGTGAGTTTGTTGGATGATGTTACTAATGTAAAGCTGATCGATGAGGTGACGTACCCGTTGCTTTCGCAGTGGATAAGTAACTTCACAAGCTCTCCACTCATAAAAGACAGTTTACCTCCTCGAGATAGAATGGTCTCAAAATTCCGTATGCTTCGTGAAGCCTTCCTCGCATCAGCAGCCACGgcttga